Genomic DNA from Salvia miltiorrhiza cultivar Shanhuang (shh) chromosome 1, IMPLAD_Smil_shh, whole genome shotgun sequence:
acaatattttaataattataatatccaCGTTAATTGTTTAATAGTTTACAGTTATTTGTTCCATTAGTTTGTCAAGTTTGTGTTATTTTTGTCTTATTTTCCtttctaattaataaatttttaatattgaatttgagtcaatcctcGAGTTAAAGaaattatgaactattaataatgaaattagttttttttttgaagataaAACATTTTTTCAAAAAGCGTATAGAAGTAAGTGTTTATATGTTTTTAATGTACTtgtcattcaattaaaattgcgAACAACTATTTACTAATCCCTCCGTTCCAACAAAAGtggtgcattttcttttttgataataattttacacacAAATAATGTGGTCTCACACACCTTTATGCGGATTTTACATTACAATTTTATTCTCTTTAAATaccgtgtcgaaaagaagtgCATTgttttcgttgggacggagggagtatattaagtGACTGATTCTAATTATAAACCCATTAAGATTCTAGttggatataaaaattaattgacggAATGCTTAAAAAAATTTGACTCGGGAGCttccgcccccgaacccccgtataaatattttcaaacgTCGTACTTCAATAAAATTCGTCCCCCCTAATAataaatcctggatccgccactgctaGTCATCAACTTGCAATAATATAAAGCTAGCTCCCAACTCCTTAAGCTTGGCAAGGAGTTGGCGTTGCCAGCACCCTTAGTCTCAACTCCAGCGGAGAGCACAACATTCTCTATCATTTTCCTGTCACCAAGAGTTCTCTCCAACGAGCAGAGAAGCCTCCATTTCGTTCAGCCAAGTTCTCAAGGTAAGCCTTGCTTTAATGCCCCATCTTCTTCCATTGATCACCTGCAATTACTGAAACAACACCACCAATTTTCAGTTCCAGTTCATTCAACACGCCATATCCGAAAAGCAAGATAAACCACTCATTCACTTCTTGCCAGAAAACTCTAAGGTAAGAGTAGCTTTGATTCATCATCCCCTTCAAATCTGCAACTTGCATTTATTGAAAGGAACAAGTTCGATCTTTCCAGTTCAATTATTCCAGTTCGGCTAACTCAGCAACAAATCACCAACCAACATTTATACTTCAAGGTATTTATACTATCTCAGTCCACTCTCTCAACATACGCATCTCGCATCCTCAAGCATGATCAGTTTATGCATATGAAATCAGGCTCCACAGACAGAAAGAAAGGAAACGCCTCAGCTCATAAATCGAATGTAGACTTGCCATAGCATGCTCACACACATAGAGTGCTAAGTTTTAATTTCTTACTCGAGGAAGTCTATATGCATATCGAAACTCAACCACGCAACGAAAAGAAGAGAGACGAGGATTTGAAACTTAGCTTTAAGAAATAGGGCCGGCTGCCTGTTCGGTTGAGCCAAGACGACGACGACGGCAGCTCTTGCTGCCTCGGCGGAAATCGTatgacagcagcagcagcatcgCGAATGGAGCAACGACGCTGAATCGCCGGTCTTCCACAGACGGTGGAGATGGCGGCAGAACCATGGTGGCGGAGGTGGAAAAGAAACAGGGCTCGACTCCCTGCCCACCTTGACGTCTGAATCGGGACCTGAACGGCTCGGAGAAGGAGGCGAGACGACGCCGGCTTCGCCGTTTGACGGCCAGGGGACCGcgacagcggcggcggcgatagtTGTAGGCCGAGATTAGGGCTTTTTCCTCCCGCCTTCTCCAAAGGCAGATTGGAAGGGGGAGACGCCGAGTCTGATAGTGAGGAATCTGGGCAGCGACTCCAACGGAGAGTACGGCGGCAGCGGCGGTGGCATTTGGGCGAAGAAGGGTTAGGGCTCGACCAGATTGGCTGATATGGTGAACTGAGGAGGAAGTGAGGCGAGGGGAGAAGGTACGTCTGGCCGTCGacctcgccggatttcggagccgCGGCGGCGAGCCCCTCAGCGGAGAGAAGCCGCGACTGATGTTGAGAGGGAGGAACTCGACTGATTTGAGAGAATAAGGGGCCCGACTTATTTGAGaatggaagagagagaagagaccGATTGGGAGGGGAGGAAGGAAGCTGGGCTTCTTTCACTTATTTTTCCCTTGGGCCGAAATGTTGGCCCTTCTTTTTAAATATTGTGGGCTACAGATTTTTGATAATGGACTGGTCGTCTAAATCATTTAAGCCCAGATCCCCTTTTCTTTAAggcctttttatttttattagagtTGGGCTGAGGATTATTAACAGATTTGGGCCTCAcccattttatttaattgggctgttgTATTATCTTAgctgggcctcgtttgatttatttttttagcccagctaatcaattatttattcattgggccaagatttatttaattacttaagtcaatgaattatttcaattggacctTTCATTTTAGTTATCCAGGCCCATTtctgcttaattaattattaggctgtcttatgttgagccttttaattattcgaacttATAATATTACTTTCGTTCCTAATTATTAAGCCGATTAATTTATGAGgatataaagcgaataagccgaagtatttatttcttttctatcgactacaaggagcgggatttatttaattgacggattagaacaccctgaagCGAACGGATTATTATAGTTAATTACTTCACCTCTTGAGGCGAAACCTAGATGGTTCTTTCACTTGATCCGATAGCAAGGATTGATAGTAGAATTTCccgattattatctcagaataataattcatgcataagagaaacatgcatcgttaatttcgtattctcattatttgagaattttgctcgagcaatatcttatttatattctcgtaataaaggtcaagcgcgagtttaataatcagtcaagtagctactgtaccacagaaagattctatcaggtgggcattactttcatatatatcaaatgagtttcataTTACAGTTGAataagttatttcatgacaaaatctttgaattgaagttatttcaagtattgtcttgccataacatgtttcaatttcagtatgatatctatctgatgtggctttgccagttatcatgtagtcgaattcgggtcttgagcagttgatagctatcatgccttgactagtgtacacgaGGGACCGtaagtcatctagcgggttggccggtccgATGTCCgttgagaggtggccacctcttcGGCAcgcagttccagatatgatagattacaagagaacttggtctgatcagacgaactttaagaatcacaaatgaatttagtaagcttgggcgtttttagcgaaaaacccccttGTTGTActatttatgatggcatgacaatttacaactttacgaagcatgttatatttcataataggcatatgtgcccactgagtacctttgtactcagccctgcatgtatttctaaatgtgcaggttgagcagtagccgatggtgatgaagtgacgagcgggatccTTTTTGTCTTAATATCATATGCATTGAAAAACTCTtgggtacatgtcttcatacatgtaatcagaaaccttattccttccgctgcgtactcaaagaagtcttatgttattttggctaagtcggagatatccgaacttactagtttaaTTGAATCATCGCAACTAAATCGTCGTTATATATTAGATGTTTCCTTcgttatcaataaaaaaatacgATCCTTCTCCATTTATTTACTCCCCTTTCTACTCCCGTTTcttatctccctcccttagtcatggtttcccggtttaattatccttaattaagtccggtcgtgacagtttATCTTTCGTACTCACATTGGCTATTACAACACATCTCACCACATGTTCTATGGATTAGTCATTCGTTCAAATTGAATTTTGCAGTTCTTATATTTCAATATAAGCATCGTTTATAGAAATTTTATGATTTCGTAACATCCAGACTAACTACTTAATTTTATGATTGGTTtattaaatttgtgttatttttctcttcttcttgtcTTAGTTAGTTTTCATTGTTCCTCTAGTTGAAATAAGATTGTGAAatattaacaatgaaaattaatttatgtttatagaaAATAGAATAGTGTAGACGTGCATGGCTATTCCCGTGGCTCTTCCTGTATTGTCAATATACTTGTTATATTAACAATTATTTAGTATAGCAAGTGACTGAATCATAATTCTTACCCTATTAGGCTTCCATCTGAGTTCAAAAAACGAACTGTAGGGAGCTACCACCCTTGAATGCTCGATCAAGTACCCTCAAACTTCATATTTCAACAAGTTCAATCCCCTTCAATTCAACAATTCCTGAATTTGCCACTGCCTGTTAGTCTGTACCGCACAAAAATATGTCATATATTAAATCCACTTATTCCCTCGTAAACTTTCACTATAGTgatgttttaatttatttatatatgtagaaTATCTACTCCCTTGTCTAAGCTAGCTTCATGTTTTCAACGCACTCTTCATGAAGGAAATTGATCATAGTACAGATCGAAGCCTAAATGCGTAAGAGAAAACTAGGATATGAAGCTGGTTGATTATTTCTTTCCTCTACTTACCATCACATAAGTAAAATCTTGCTTCATGCTCACCTACAATACTGAACTAACTTCTTGCCTAGTTCATATGTTTTTTTCCCCATTTCCTAACTCGAACTCTCCAACCTATTGGTTGGaagagaagcgtcttaccaattGAGGTCTTGCCCACTTCATCAGTTAAATCGTTGACTTATTGTTCTACTCTAATCTAGTTCAGTGATCAGGTTTTACTTGCTTAATTTGTTATGCACTAGCTAGCTGTGTTTACATCTTGGATCTTGAATTACATTTTCAGGTGCTGACCTTCATTATctcaaaatcaagaaaaaaagtGAAGATGGCCGAAGTTAGCCCTTTTGAAGAACAACAAACGACGTCGGAGACCACAGAAAATGGCCGCAGCAGCCAAAGAATCTCCGAGAAGAATGAGAGCAAAAGTGTGGAGAAAGTTCCATACTACAAACTGTTTTGGTTTGCAGACGCTGCAGATTACGCGCTGATGGTGATGGGTGTGATAACATCTGTGGGGAGTGGTTTGGCGTTGCCTCTCATGACTTTCCTATACGGAGAATTAGCCAATTCTTTCGGACACAACGTCGAAACTCAAGCCCTTGTCGACGAGGTATCCAAGGTACGATCAAATAACGGGATAGTTGCacttaaatacaccaacttccacttaattttgattttatatatgaactaaatattatatatatatatatatatatacatacatatatatatatatatatatatatatatctttaaatacacaaacttttacGATTGTCGATTTCTGGTAAAGTAATATCATCATGACTAGCATCGGTGACAAATTAATATCATGATGATCAGGGACGGTGCCCATGGCAGGCACCCTCCAACGATTGTccaagctattttttttttatcattattaCGGAAATTAGGTTGTTTTTGTTTCccacttttatatataaaaatataaatttgctCATCCAAATTTGTATCgatatacaaaaatataattttgtctGTTTATTTTAAACTTCTAATTCCACCCCTCATTGTagatatatactccctccgtccgccaagattatgtaaaaattactatatttggcgtccgccaagattatgtcactttccttttatggcaatggtcccaccatcctctttaatattttatccttactaacattctttatttacaaaaaacccactcaaaattcaatctcaaccacacatctcataaagtggtgggaccctttctccactacatcaaaatcatcacaaattttattaaatcccgtgcccaagcaattttacataattttggcggacggagggagtactaatttacACTATTTAATTAGTATATTGGGTGATTAATTCAGGTAGGCATTTTAAGCGTCCATCTTATCATTAATTTGGAGAATAATTGTGTGAAAAATCAAAACAAGTGAAAGTTCATCATATATTTGAAGGTagaatttttagtttttatgcaaaatcagaattcgATGAAAATTCGCATGTTTAGGTGTGTAATGACCCCTTTGTATAAGATTAGTATTGTGCTTCAAAACAATCTTAGTAATATTATCATTGAAATTTCTTACATGCTAATTAATATATAAGAATATTCATCTGTAGGTGTCCTTGAAGTTCTTATATCTTGCCTTAGGGTCAGGAGTAGCAACTTTTGCACGTAAGTattgaaaacttaattaattaggttAATCATCTTGGAAATGTTATTACACAacatatataagaaattaatcCCACATTTTGTTATTGGCAGAGGTGTCTTGTTGGATGATCACAGGCGAAAGGCAGGCAGCTCGGATTAGAAATTTATACCTCAAAGCTATACTGAGGCAAGATATTGGATACTTCGATAAAGAGATAAACACAGGAAAAATTGTGGAGAGGATGTCTAGTGATACCCTTATAATTCAAGATGCTATGGGAGAGAaggtaaaaaataattaactatataatATAGTGTTGGATAGTACACCCGTGAAGCACAATACAACTTAAAACAAAGAaagattacaacggaaaaactgAAAATGCACTTAAATATAAACTAGAACAAACTcaaagccgagtcgaggagtcctctctccgcaagacgagatacgccctgGTAGTGCTCACGGTaaggcgtgtcgtccccaaagatgaaacaaCTTCGTCCTTCAAAGTAGCAGCACCGCGAACTAGGAAGGCTCTGGCGAACTAAACGAGACGAGAATTGAGCTTTATGCTCCTACGAATGCTGCTAGGATGATGATATGAgatggagagaagagagaacTTCTTGTGTTGGTGTGTTCTACTCCATCAACAAATGAGGCTATATATAGCCACACCATGGGAAGTGAAAGGCCTTAGCTTTCATGATGCCATCATGGCTAGCCATTAACCATTGGTGGTTACAGCAGCTgaaaggccaaaggtcttggcaGTTACGACAGCTCAAAAGTCTCACGTGTAGTACACAATTTTAGTATATCATTTTCCACTCACCAGAAATTGATTTTGAGATAATAAAAATACTGCGATtatctatataaaaaatatagaataaccatattatatttaattctttaagaATTAAATAAACAACCACCACAAATTAGTTAagtataaaaatatacaaaactaatttccaacaatcccccacatgagtggaaaTGCCATATGCATGAATGCAGACTCATAGCTCAATCCTCAAGAGACATCAAAGCATTAGGACAGGtggcttgtggctttgaaccttcCTTAGTTGATACCACCGGATATACTGGCGGACTGGTAGGACGCGATGCCTTTGAACTATTCATCCAACGTGTATACCTAGACAATGAAACCAACGCGATGATGACTCAGTCTCATCCGTTCTCACATTTGTGTCCGTTGCAGGCCATGGACAACCtttttggattcataagtgatTAAAatgaagcggccccacttctcACTTACATAGGTGGTTCTTTCCCGAGCATCCTACCACGCTCGACCTCCTCGAGGTACTTAGGAACCATTAAAAGTCGAAGACTTATCCTCACCACTTGGTAGGCTTAAACACACTCCCACTATTGCTCTTCCACGGGAATATATGTATTGAGTGTGCACTCATAGACTTTAATAGCTTAgttttcccattgaaccaagttttTGGGATCTCCAATCAACATGGTTGGGTTTCCACTATAAATGTCTTAAGATGTGATTTTTAAACCCATTCCCGTTAGCAGCTTATACATTTGATCACGATGTAAACCTTTGGTCAATGGATCCGCTAGATTATCTATTAACTTCACGTACTCAATAGAAATAATCCCACTTGTGATCAAAAGTCTCACGGTATTGTGTCTACGGCAGATATGCCAAGACTTACCGTTATATAGATCACTTTTGGCTCTCCCGATAGCAGCTTGGCTATCACAGTGTATCATCACCGATGGCACCGGCTTATtccaacatggaatatcttctAAGAAATTCTTTagccattcggcttcttcaccagctttatccaaagctataaACTCTAATTCCATGATGGAACGAGCAATACACGTTTGCTTCATGGACCGCCATGATACAGCTCCACCCCCAATAGTAAACACATACCCACTAGTCGAAAGTGAGTCCTTGGTGTCGGATATCCAATTCGCATCACAGTAACCTTCAAGTACTGGGGGGTATCTCGAGAAGTGTATCCCAAAGTTCAAAGTGTATTTTAAATACCTCAGAACCCTTATTAGAGCCTTCCAATGTTCCTTGCTTGGATTGCTTGTATAACGGCTTAACCTGTTCACCAGACATGCTAAGTCAGGGTGAGTACAGTTTGTGATATACATCAAACATCCAATCACTTTAGCATATTCTTCTTGTGCAACAGGCTCGCCTGTGTTTTTCTTCAAGTGAACATCAAGTTCTATAGTGGTCTTAGCCGGACGACTATCATGAGCAATGAACCTCTTGAGCACTTTCTCAACATAGTGAGCTTGTGACAAGACAATTCCCTCAGAAGTTCTTACAATTTTCATTCCAAGAATCACATCAGCTATCCCCATGTCCTTCATGTCAAAATTCTTTTTCAACATGCTCTTGGTATCATTGATTATTTGGATGTTGCTCCCCATAATTAACATGTCGTCTACATAAAGACACACAATGACATAGCCATTATTAGTGCCCTTGACATAGACACACTTATCACACTCGTTGATCTTGAATCCATTTGATAACATCACATTATCGAATTTCAAATGCCATTGCAGTGGTGCTTGTTTCAATCCATACAGGGACTTCACAAGTTTACACACCTTCTTCTCTTGACCAGGTAcaacaaacccttcgggttgctccATATAGATTTCATCTTCTAAATCTTCGGTTAGAAATGCAGTCTTAAcgtccatttggtgaatctctagattgtgcaaggcagcaatcgCGAGAAGCACGCGAATAGACGTGATTCGTGTAACTAGTCAAAAGGGTATCGAAATAATCGTACCCTTCCCTTTGATTGAACCCTTTGACTACCAACCGGGCTTTGTACTTGTCTATCGACCCATCCATTTTATACTTCCTTTtaaggatccatttgcatcctaaggGCTTTCAACCTTCAGGAAAAATCCATCAACACCCAAGTGTGATTTGCTAGAATGGAGTCAATCTCACTTTGAACAGTCTCTCTCCAAAAAGGAGCATCTGGACGAGAGAATGCTACCTTTATTGATTCTGGTTCTTCGTCTAACATGTAAACTATGTAATCAGGGCCAAATGTTTTTGCCGTCCTGGCTCTCTTACCACGTCTTGGTTCAAAGTCCTCTGGTTCAGAACTAGGACGCTTGTGCGACTTTGGTTCTTTCTCCGATGGATTAGAACTAGTTTACTAGCACTAGTATTGGAACTAGCTTCACTCTTGTCCTTGTTCTTACAAGGATATATGTTTTCAAAATAAACCGTATTTCTTGACTCAATCGTCGTGCCCACATGCATGTCAGGAACATCAGACTTGATGATCAAGAATCGGTGGGCGTTGCTATTCAAAGCATACCCAATAAAGACACAATCAACTGTTTTGGGTCCAATTGTGACTTGCTTGGGAGGAGGAACTTCCACCTTCGccaaacacccccacactttaagATATTTGTACGAAGGCTTCATGCCCTACCATAGCTCGTAGGGAGTTGCGTCCCTACCCCTTGGAGGAATTTTGTTCAAAATGTAATTGGCTGtcaagacagcttccccccacatgttctagGGCAACCCAGAACTTATCAATAATGCATTCATCATTTCCTTAAGCGTTCGATTCTttcgttcagcaacgccgttagactGAGGCGAATATGGAGCCGtagtttgatggattataccgcTTGTGCTGCATAACTCCTCAAACGGGGCTACATATTCTCcccctctatcacttcgaacttGCTTAATCTGACAGTCTAGCTGATTTTCTACTTCAGCTTTGAAGTTTTTGAAAGCTTCAATGGCCTTATCTTTACTTCTTAAAAGATAAACATAGCAGTACCTTGTACAATCATCGATAAAAGTAATGAAATACTTCTTACCACCTCTTGTTTGCACAAATTTCAAATCACATACATCAGTATGAATCAACTCTAAAGGTTTTGTGCTCCTCTCAACAGTGTGGAATGGTTGCTTGgccatttttgcttcaacacaaactttaCATTTGTTTGAAGTGTTCAAGTCTTTTACTTTTAGCAAATCCatatttactaatctttttatagcATTTATATTCACATGTCCTAATCTAGAATGCCATAAATCGGagcactcaatcaagtaagagGAAGTTGTAGGGTTTTCATTCATAGCATTTTTAGACGCACGTCGCACATTGATTACATTGAGTTTGAAAAGTCCATCGGTAAGAAAACCTTTCCCAAGGAACTTCCCAAACTTAGACAATATCATCTTATCAAACTCAAAAACTAGTCTAAACCCTTTGCTAACTAGTAGGGAGCCTGAAACCAAATTCTGGCGGATGTCTGGGACATGCAACACATCCTTCAAAGTTAGTTCTTGACCAAATATCAGCTTGAGTACCACTACACCAACAACAGCAACTTCTGACGAGGCTTTGTTCCCCATATTGAGCTTCTTCCCCTCAACCGGTGTATAGCTTGAGAACCTTTTCTTATCGGAGCACACATGCACCGTTGCTCCGGTATCTATGAACCAACCACCATGGTTCTCAACCACGTTGACCTCGTCTGTGACCACAACTGCTAGATCATCCTCGTCCCACTTGTCAAAGTCCTTCTCAACAACGTGGGCCTCCTttgccttcttcttctttggcTTGCGGCAGTCCTTCGCCATGTGGCCCGCCTTGCCATAATTGTAACAATCCCCGTTGAACTTTGGGGCATTCACCTTCGCTTTGCCCTTGTCTTTGGCATTTGGGCGAGCACGGTTgttgttggagggaccgcctttctccaACAAATTGGCTTTGGCGTCAAATGGGCCGTTGGACTTGCTATCACGTTCTCTCACATTAGATTCAATGCGCAGCTTGACAATGAGATCTTCAAGAGTCATTTCCTTTCGCTTGTGCTTGAGATAGCTCTTGAAGTCAGCCCAACTTGGCGGGAGCTTCTCGATGACCGACCCAGCGGTGAAAGCTTTGGGCTAGTTCATTCCTTCGGATGCCAGCTCGTGCAAGATGAGTTGGAACTCTTGCACTTGGTCCATGATCGATCGACTATCGACCATCTTGAAGTCTAAGTACTTTGCTATTAAAAATTTCTTTGTCCCCGCATCATCACTACGGTACTTATTTTCTAGTGCCTCCCAAATTTGCTTGGAGGTCTTTACATTGGCATATACATTATATAAGCTATCCTCTAAGCCCCCCAAAAGGAAATTCTTACAAATGTAGTCGCCATTGCACCAATTGTCATACCAGACATGCACCACGAAGCTGGTCTTGTTCTCCGCCGGCACAGGAGGCTCGTCTTCCCTCAAGAAATTGACAAAGCCCAACGTCGTGATGTAGAACATCATCTTTTGTTGCCACATCTtgaagtgtgacccaccaaattTACGTGGCTTTTCGGCTGGCGGCAACATCCTTGAAGGCTGTAGCGGCGCCGAAACAGTTCCACTCTCGAAACCACCAGTTTGGAATGAACCAAACGTGAACCCCGACAGTGTCGGTCCAACAGAACTAGTTCCATTCCCAGAACTACCATCTCCTCCAAGGCTTGTTTGGAATGAACCAAAATTGAATGACAATGGAGTAGGTCCTCCATAATTCATACCAGCAGACCCGCCAGAAGTAGCGGAAGCAGTTACATTGGTGGAAGCAGCAACAGTTGAGTTGATAGCGGCGACAGCAGTGCCAGAGgtagcagcggcggcggcggtggcggaagCAGCAGAGTCGGAGGTGTTGGCAGGAGTAGTCGACATTTCCAGTTAGAACAACAACGAGTACtatctcgtcttgcgattgTTGGATAGTACACCCGTGAAGCACAATAcaacttaaaaaaaagaaagattaCAACGAAAAAATTGGAAATGCACTTAAATATAAACTAGAACAAACTcaaagccgagtcgaggagtcctctctccgcaagacgagatacgccccggtagtgctcacggtaaggcgtgtcgtccccaaagatgaaacggcttctTCCTTCAAAGTAGCAACACGGCGAACTAGGAAGGCTCCAACGAACTAAACGAGACGAGAATTGAGCTTTATGCTCCTACGAATGCAGCTAGGATGATGATATGAGATGGAGAGAAGAGATAACTTCTTGTGTTGGTATGTTCTACTCCATCAACAAATGAGGCTATATACAGCCACACCATGGGAGGTGAAAGGCCTTAGCTTTCATGATGCCATCATGGCTAGCCATTAACCATTgcaatgtgatttttttttccttggaCATTTACAACGATTATCAAGTATAAGAGAATAATCgcgatttcttttatttatataactaTATTAATGATTCAACGATAAGAAAAATAAGTTGAAGAGACTACCTTAACCATTCTTATATTTTGGAAAATTGGGCAAcggtttgaaaaaaaaaggagtttttttttttcaagaaataCGTTGAAAGAGACGAGATCTTATCTCCTTGAATAGTTAATGATTTAATGGTATTTGACAATAATTTTTGTTGGATCCAAAActaataaatcaaatattttttagtatacATAATAATTAATACCTATAACTAATgagatatatattaaaaattttggGCCCTCAAATTTTTGGGGCCCGGGCTCGCCCGccctcagggccggccctgaacATACTTTACACTACTTTATACTATAATATTACTCTTTTTAATAACCGTGCCAAAAAGAACTAGGTCAAGTGAGATGAAACGGAGGGACTAATATTttccataaaattaaataagactttttttaatagcaaaaaagattttaagacttcTAATTTGTAAATGAGAACTTTGCTTGAGtgtcaataatatttttaataaaataaaataagacttTTCTTAAGAGCAAATAAGATTTTTAAgactttttttttcataaatgaaaCTTTTAATTGAATGCAAATAATACTtttcaaaaaatcaaataagacttttcctgaaaacaaagaaaacttaATTTGAAAATGGGACTGTTCATATAATGAAATAAgactttatataatataatttataataaggGTCAATAAAAATTCAATGGTACACTCTAGCCTCTTAAAGATGAGGTCTAGAGATCAAATGTTAACTTAAGCagtaattttcttaaaatattgACAAGGACTGATCGGTCCAAACCCCCGCCCAGCTCGCCTCGGCTTGTGCTCAACTGTATGAGACCGATTT
This window encodes:
- the LOC130989690 gene encoding uncharacterized protein LOC130989690, with the translated sequence MVKEAQLPSSPPNRSLLSLPFSNKSGPLFSQISRVPPSQHQSRLLSAEGLAAAAPKSGEVDGQTYLLPSPHFLLSSPYQPIWSSPNPSSPKCHRRCRRTLRWSRCPDSSLSDSASPPSNLPLEKAGGKSPNLGLQLSPPPLSRSPGRQTAKPASSRLLLRAVQVPIQTSRWAGSRALFLFHLRHHGSAAISTVCGRPAIQRRCSIRDAAAAVIRFPPRQQELPSSSSWLNRTGSRPYFLNNCR